The following are from one region of the Candidatus Poribacteria bacterium genome:
- a CDS encoding (d)CMP kinase — MTADQASHVVVAIDGPAAAGKSTVARGLAEKLGFVHLNSGALYRGVTLLALRTGVRLDDESRLEVLARDAEMGFTLDGRFLLNGVDESAAIRTPEVDTAVSRVSIWRRVRAEVTRHQRRIASLADVVIEGRDTTTVVFPNAQVKFFLSASVEERARRRYAELVAKGESASLDEIAAEIRERDQRDETRHESPLRVADDAVVVDSTSLPADEIVSQMARTVAERITSK; from the coding sequence ATGACGGCGGATCAAGCATCTCATGTGGTCGTAGCAATCGACGGGCCCGCAGCGGCTGGAAAGAGCACGGTGGCGCGGGGGCTCGCGGAGAAACTGGGGTTCGTCCATCTCAACAGCGGCGCGCTCTACCGAGGCGTGACGCTCCTTGCTTTGCGCACCGGCGTCCGACTTGACGACGAGAGCCGACTCGAAGTGCTGGCTCGGGACGCGGAGATGGGCTTTACCCTGGACGGACGGTTCCTCCTCAACGGTGTGGACGAATCGGCGGCGATCCGTACTCCCGAAGTCGATACGGCGGTCTCGCGCGTCTCCATCTGGCGACGAGTCCGCGCCGAGGTCACGCGCCATCAACGCCGGATCGCGTCGCTCGCCGATGTCGTCATCGAAGGGCGCGACACGACGACCGTCGTATTCCCGAATGCGCAGGTGAAGTTCTTCCTGTCGGCGAGTGTGGAAGAGCGGGCGCGTCGGCGCTATGCCGAGCTCGTCGCGAAGGGGGAGTCCGCTTCGCTGGATGAGATCGCCGCCGAGATTCGGGAGCGCGACCAGCGCGACGAGACGCGTCACGAGAGCCCGCTTCGAGTTGCCGACGACGCGGTTGTGGTCGATTCGACGTCTCTGCCCGCCGACGAGATCGTGTCGCAGATGGCGCGGACGGTCGCCGAGCGAATCACCTCCAAGTAG